Genomic window (Prevotella melaninogenica ATCC 25845):
AATACCTGCACGAGCACGCTTATAAACAGGGAAGTTGGTAATTTCCTGATCGTCAATATATACATGTCCCTCATTAGGAACAACCAATCCCGTTGTCATATAAAATGACGTAGTTTTTCCCGCACCATTTGGTCCGAGCAATCCCACAATCTCACCCTGCTTCACATTGATGCTCACACCATTGGCAACAGTACGCTTTCCGTATCGCTTCACCAGTTTATCTGTACGAAGAATACTTCCCTCGCCTTCTGGGCGCACAACAATATTATCTGATTCTGACATAGTTTTCTCTTTTAAGCTATCGCTGCAAAATTACGAAATAAAAAGCAGATAGCAATCATAAAGACGTGAAAAGAAACAAAAGAACAATACAGATAAATGTATAGCTACGTGTGTACGCTTCTATTAAAAGACATTCTCACGAAGGTTCTCTGCCCTGTTTACTTGGTGGCTATTCCCTATTCTTCGCCAGAAGTATATCTTAACAGTTCCTGCTCGAATGCCGTCGTCCACACTTCATTACTAAGTGCTGCCGATATTGAATTAAGGGCTTGACACTGCTCTCGCGAGATAGTCCTGCGTTCGTGATGATATGCCCATGGAGCCAACATAAGGAGTCGCCCTTCACAACAAGCATCAAAGTACTTCCCTGGCGGTTTATAGAGAGGCGGAAAACCGTTTTCCAGCAAGACTATAAGCGGGAGTTTCTCCTCCAATGCAGCACGTGCTATTTCTTTTTCTCCAGCCGATATACAGGGGCTAACAAGTACTCCTCCCTCTCGTCCTCGTGCAAAGAAGTATTCCTTTTGCAAGGCTATAAGGCGCAGATTCTCTGGTGTCTTATTATTATGACAACGCACCTGCAGTCTTATTGGGTGCTCCAGTAACCACTGATTTCCTATAGCAGAGAAAGTTCTTTCACCCACCTTCAAACTATTCACGACACGAAAGAGTTGCGGATTATCCCGCTTCATCGCCAGCCGTCGTGGGTTATCAGCAATATATCTGAACATATTCTCCAGCTGTCCCTTCCCCCTTAGCACGCTGTCATGATAGCCCGGCGCAAAGAGCATGCCATGCTCTGGGTGCTTACAGCCTCGCTGTTTCGCCCCTTCTCCGCAGCCAGCCAGCCTCTGCCTTCCTATTCTGTCCTCCTGTTCCTGCTTCTGAGGCATTGCCTCAGAACTCCCCAACACCAACCGCCGATACGCCCGATTACAGCCTACCTTGAACCCATTAATAACCTTCCCCAGGTGTACAGCCATCTCATGCGTTACAAAGAGGATGCCGTGTATATGATCCGGCATAACCTGAAAGGCAAGCACACTCACCTCTGGATAATGCTTAGGAATCTCTCTCCAACAACGCTCAACCTCACTCCCCAGCTCTGTTGGCTCAACATAGGCAGATGCTACAGCTGCTGTCCTTCGCATAAGCCTCCCCAACAATGGCTGCCTTCCTTCCGTACAGAGCGTTATCATATAGATACACCGCCCTTGATAGTCATGCCCTTTAAGCCTCCGTAGCAGCGACGCCACACGCTCACGACGCCAACCTACCCCTTCCACATATATTGCAGGATTACTTTTCATAGCTTTCAACTCATAGTTTGTCACGCACAAAGATACAAATATAATCCTAAAAGAACTACACAACAGTGCCAAAGATACTATATACAAAAAGCGAAAGTAGCCTTCATGACTATTAAATAATGTCTTTCTTTTCTCTTTCTGTGATATTTTGGTTAAATTTGCATTTTGAACATCAAATAGAAAGAACATGCTTTTATTCAAATGGCTGACAACATTCGGTAATTATCTTATATTGATGGGACGCTCATTCAGTCGTCCTGAACGAATGAGAATGTTCCTTAAGCGATATGTTAAAGAGATGTCCCAGTTGGGTGTAGACTCAATCGGTATCGTATTACTCATCTCTTTCTTCATTGGAGCAGTTATATGTATACAGATTAAACTTAACGTGCAGAGCCCTTGGATGCCACATTGGGTGTCGGGTTATGTGACGAGAGAAATTATGCTTTTGGAGTTCTCCAGCAGTATCATGTGTCTGATCCTATCAGGTAAGGTTGGGTCAAACATTGCTTCAGAGTTAGGAACCATGCGTGTGACGCAGCAGATAGATGCCTTAGAGATTATGGGTATCAACTCTGCCAGCTACCTCATCTTACCAAAGATTATGGGACTCATCACAATCATGCCATTCCTTGTTATCTTCTCTGCAGCAACAGGTATCATTGGAGCATACGCCACAGCCTACCTTGCACATATCATCACACCAGTAGATTTGACTGCTGGTTTGCAACATGATTTCAATCCGTGGTTTATGTGGATGAGTATCATCAAGGGATTCTTCTTTGCCTTTATCATTTCAAGTGTATCGTCTTATATGGGCTACACGGTGAAGGGCGGAAGTGTTGAGGTCGGTAAGGCATCTACAGATGCTGTAGTCTGCTCAAGCGTACTGATTCTCTTCAGTGACGTTTTCCTCACACAGATGTTGAGTTAAACCTCCCCCAACCCCTCCAAAGGAGGGGAGATTAGAGAGAACAAATCAACTCCTGAAAGTTAATACTAACTAATTAATAAGCCCATCTTCCCCCACAAGTAAGCAGATTGGGCTCCCCTCCCTTCGGAGGGGTCGGGGGAGGCTCTATGATTGAAGTAAAACATCTATTCAAATCTTTCGGCGACAAGGAAGTGCTGAAGGATATAAACATCGTTTTTGAAGACGGAAAAACAAACCTCATCATCGGACAAAGTGGTGCAGGTAAGACCGTTCTCATGCGTTCGCTCACCGGACTGCTTGACCCAACCAAGGGTGAAGTACTTTATGACGGACGTAACTTTGTCAACATGACAAAGAAAGACCAGATTCTCATGCGTCGTGAGATGGGTATGATTTTCCAAGGTGCTGCCCTCTTTGACTCGCTCACTGTACTGGAGAATGTTCGTTTCCCATTGGACATGTTTTCAGACATGACTGCTCAGGAACGTGACAAAAGAGCTATGGAATGTCTTGATCGTGTGAACCTGACAGGAGCTGAACAGAAGTTTCCTGGTGAGATTTCGGGTGGTATGCAAAAGCGTGTAGCTATTGCTCGCGCCATCGTTATGAACCCGAAGTATCTTTTCTGCGATGAGCCAAATTCTGGTCTTGACCCTAAGACATCACTGGTCATAGACGAACTTTTGACGAGTATCACGCGTGAGTTCAACATGACTACCATCATCAACACTCATGATATGAACTCCGTCTTGGGTATTGGTGAGAATATCGTTTTCATTGCAGATGGTAGAAAAGAATGGCAAGGCGACAAAGATACTGTCATCAAATCACAGAACCAGAAACTTAACGACCTCGTCTTTGCTTCTGACCTCTTTAAGAAGGTGAAGGATATAGAGAATAAGGGTACGCTGTAAATAGCTACCTCTCACTATAAGTTGTGCGAAAAAGCCGCTAATAGGATTTCCCAAACACTACCTTACTTAATAGAAAAGTCCTCCCGCTTATTGGTTTTATCCTTTTTTTAAGACAAAACTAATAAGCGGGAGGACTTTTTTCAAGTGCATATTGTAATGTTATCAGTACTTAGCACCATTGGTGCTAAGCATCAGCACCACACGTGCGGAGCAACAACACGACAATTGAAGAGGGTAAATAGAGAAATAATGGGTAACGATGTCTTATCGCATCATCCACACTCCGTGCTTCTTTAGCATTGGTACAACAACCTGCTCCATTGTCTTGTCGCCATAATGAAACAACAGAAAGGCACTGGCTGTACTATCCTTTTCAGAGAAAACAGATGAAGCCAATGACACAGAATCAATCCCTTCATGCTCTTTCTTCTGCTGCTCGATAAACTGACGGAGGTTTGTTAAGAGTTGCTTTCGATAACTATCAGGCAACTTCTCAGAACGATTCTCACCTCCTAAAAAAGCTTCATACTGACCTTTCAACAGTTGTTCGTAGTAGAGTTTGGCTGCACGACCAGCCAACTCTCCTTGGTCTACCTCTTTTTTCTTGCTGCAAGCCATCAATAAAAATGGCAAAGCAAAAAGAAAAGGAAACATTATTCTCTTCATAGGCAACACCTCCTACGACTACTTCTGACGAATGAATATATTAATTGGACAGCCATGCAGGTTCCAGTTCTCA
Coding sequences:
- a CDS encoding transposase — encoded protein: MKSNPAIYVEGVGWRRERVASLLRRLKGHDYQGRCIYMITLCTEGRQPLLGRLMRRTAAVASAYVEPTELGSEVERCWREIPKHYPEVSVLAFQVMPDHIHGILFVTHEMAVHLGKVINGFKVGCNRAYRRLVLGSSEAMPQKQEQEDRIGRQRLAGCGEGAKQRGCKHPEHGMLFAPGYHDSVLRGKGQLENMFRYIADNPRRLAMKRDNPQLFRVVNSLKVGERTFSAIGNQWLLEHPIRLQVRCHNNKTPENLRLIALQKEYFFARGREGGVLVSPCISAGEKEIARAALEEKLPLIVLLENGFPPLYKPPGKYFDACCEGRLLMLAPWAYHHERRTISREQCQALNSISAALSNEVWTTAFEQELLRYTSGEE
- a CDS encoding MlaE family ABC transporter permease, with product MLLFKWLTTFGNYLILMGRSFSRPERMRMFLKRYVKEMSQLGVDSIGIVLLISFFIGAVICIQIKLNVQSPWMPHWVSGYVTREIMLLEFSSSIMCLILSGKVGSNIASELGTMRVTQQIDALEIMGINSASYLILPKIMGLITIMPFLVIFSAATGIIGAYATAYLAHIITPVDLTAGLQHDFNPWFMWMSIIKGFFFAFIISSVSSYMGYTVKGGSVEVGKASTDAVVCSSVLILFSDVFLTQMLS
- a CDS encoding ABC transporter ATP-binding protein → MIEVKHLFKSFGDKEVLKDINIVFEDGKTNLIIGQSGAGKTVLMRSLTGLLDPTKGEVLYDGRNFVNMTKKDQILMRREMGMIFQGAALFDSLTVLENVRFPLDMFSDMTAQERDKRAMECLDRVNLTGAEQKFPGEISGGMQKRVAIARAIVMNPKYLFCDEPNSGLDPKTSLVIDELLTSITREFNMTTIINTHDMNSVLGIGENIVFIADGRKEWQGDKDTVIKSQNQKLNDLVFASDLFKKVKDIENKGTL